Proteins co-encoded in one Longimicrobium sp. genomic window:
- a CDS encoding class I SAM-dependent methyltransferase, whose product MKHEDAIELLRPAVGEAAGTTWADLGAGTGVFTRALAALVGPEGHVIAVDADDHALSAVRAWALRSRDGPEVTVIHADVTRPLAPPPLDGVLMANTLHFVRDAASVLSLVATYLRPGGRFVLVEYEGRRPGPWVPFPVSAGRFRELAAGAGLAPPEVVATRPSAFGGTLYVACATRAGGGA is encoded by the coding sequence ATGAAGCACGAAGACGCGATCGAGCTGCTGCGGCCGGCGGTGGGCGAGGCGGCCGGGACCACCTGGGCGGACCTGGGGGCCGGGACCGGCGTGTTCACGCGGGCGCTGGCGGCGCTCGTCGGCCCGGAGGGGCACGTCATCGCCGTGGACGCCGACGACCACGCCCTCTCAGCCGTGCGGGCCTGGGCCTTGAGGTCGCGCGACGGCCCCGAGGTCACCGTGATCCACGCGGACGTCACGCGCCCGCTCGCGCCGCCTCCGCTGGACGGCGTGCTGATGGCGAACACGCTGCACTTCGTGCGCGACGCGGCATCCGTCCTCTCGCTCGTTGCCACGTACCTGCGCCCGGGCGGGCGCTTCGTACTGGTCGAGTACGAGGGGCGGCGGCCTGGCCCGTGGGTGCCGTTCCCCGTCTCCGCCGGGCGGTTCCGCGAGCTGGCGGCCGGTGCCGGGCTCGCGCCGCCGGAGGTGGTCGCCACGCGCCCCTCCGCGTTCGGCGGCACCCTGTACGTCGCGTGCGCCACCCGGGCCGGCGGCGGAGCGTAG